The Thomasclavelia ramosa DSM 1402 genome includes a region encoding these proteins:
- a CDS encoding MerR family DNA-binding transcriptional regulator: MNSQYKIGDISRLFNLSSEMIRYYEKMGIIDPIRDEKNGYRYYSIFDIYILLECLQYQNLGMKIKEIPNFINFNYREKLQNQLHIFQRRLNKEIDYKVMLKKRVTELAMQLEVADLNLSNYWVKKINKKYAFDFVDGIGDDYDKVNTSEDNIRFLLNDKYINFIDSYVCFNKDKDEWYFAIDEEYFNGLSISYKKKYTIIPAHYCLCTVIEMGPLGQFSHECYEAAVMYAQDKGYHVQLPIRGIIRGRGYEGDRFKRYLEIQIPIIKNSQIA, encoded by the coding sequence ATGAATAGCCAGTATAAAATAGGGGATATTTCACGATTGTTTAATTTATCAAGTGAAATGATTAGGTATTATGAAAAAATGGGAATTATTGATCCTATAAGAGATGAAAAGAATGGGTATCGCTATTATAGTATTTTTGACATATATATTTTATTAGAATGTTTACAGTATCAGAATTTAGGAATGAAAATAAAAGAAATTCCTAATTTTATTAATTTTAATTATAGAGAAAAGCTTCAAAATCAGTTACATATTTTCCAAAGGCGACTAAATAAAGAGATTGATTATAAAGTCATGTTGAAAAAACGAGTCACAGAGTTGGCAATGCAACTGGAGGTAGCTGATTTAAATTTATCAAATTATTGGGTAAAGAAAATTAATAAAAAATATGCTTTTGATTTTGTAGATGGAATTGGTGATGATTATGATAAAGTTAATACTAGTGAAGATAATATTCGATTTTTATTAAATGATAAATATATTAATTTTATTGATAGTTATGTTTGTTTTAATAAAGATAAAGATGAATGGTATTTTGCTATTGATGAGGAATATTTTAATGGATTAAGTATTTCTTATAAAAAGAAGTATACAATTATTCCGGCTCATTATTGTTTATGCACGGTAATAGAAATGGGACCGTTAGGACAGTTTAGTCATGAGTGTTATGAAGCAGCAGTAATGTATGCTCAAGATAAAGGTTATCATGTACAGTTACCAATACGGGGGATTATTAGGGGGCGTGGATATGAAGGTGATCGTTTTAAACGGTATTTAGAAATACAAATTCCGATTATAAAAAACTCTCAAATAGCTTGA
- a CDS encoding FAD-dependent oxidoreductase: MALKKLFTPYQIGTVKIPNRLVVPAMVTNYCTIEGKITERYMKYIEEKAKGGWGLIITEDYAVQQYGKGYQRIPGLYKDELIEGNKQLTTMVHKYESKIFCQMYHPGRQTTRIANEDHMPVAPSAIECPLCQEQPRDITVAEINQLVKDFGSAAKRAKEAGFDGIELHCAHGYLLAEFLSPFVNKRVDNYGGCLQNRVRIVAEIYLEMRKQVGDDFPIIVRLSGNEYVHGGRTEAETYELCMIFEELGFDGIHISNGSYASPGNRAVIAPMFTEHALNMEISAQVKKLVDLPVIVTNRINDPQMADTLINMDKADFIGMGRGSLTDPDLPNKAKAEKYGNIKMCIGCLQGCEMPLFFNQEVTCLVNPRVGREYENSMNIVEKAKKVMIVGGGPAGLQAAETAAMIGHNVTVYEAQEEVGGQFRSAAYPIGKGELTTLISVFKKNLEDLHVKVHLNTLVTKEMIEQENPDAIILATGARPLVPAVKGIDKENVVNAEDVLLGKIATKVEHIVVCGGGEVGCETATFIAQTHRHVTVLEMKPAVLTDMDPINMSCLLPIMNESGVTARANCTVTEILDDGVAFINEQGEKEVISADLVVLAFGYKAYNPLEKIANELCEDVQVVGGAIKAGNALPAVKEGYEAALNIK, translated from the coding sequence ATGGCTTTAAAAAAATTATTTACCCCTTATCAAATAGGAACTGTAAAAATTCCTAATCGTTTAGTAGTTCCGGCAATGGTGACAAATTATTGTACGATTGAAGGTAAAATTACTGAGCGTTATATGAAATATATTGAAGAAAAGGCTAAAGGCGGCTGGGGTTTGATTATTACTGAGGATTATGCAGTTCAACAATATGGTAAAGGATATCAAAGAATTCCCGGTTTATATAAAGATGAATTGATTGAAGGAAATAAACAATTAACAACGATGGTTCATAAGTATGAATCAAAAATCTTTTGTCAAATGTATCATCCAGGTAGACAAACTACTAGAATTGCTAATGAAGATCATATGCCAGTTGCTCCTTCAGCAATTGAATGTCCCTTATGTCAAGAACAACCAAGAGATATCACAGTTGCTGAAATCAATCAATTAGTAAAAGATTTTGGTAGTGCTGCTAAACGCGCTAAAGAAGCTGGTTTTGATGGAATTGAGCTACACTGTGCCCATGGTTATTTATTAGCGGAGTTTTTATCACCATTTGTCAATAAGCGAGTTGATAACTATGGTGGTTGTCTACAGAATAGAGTACGAATAGTTGCTGAAATTTATTTAGAAATGAGAAAACAAGTTGGTGATGATTTTCCAATTATCGTCCGTCTTTCTGGTAATGAATATGTTCATGGTGGAAGAACTGAAGCAGAAACTTATGAATTATGTATGATTTTTGAAGAATTAGGTTTTGATGGTATTCATATTTCTAATGGCTCTTATGCTTCACCTGGAAATAGAGCAGTAATTGCTCCAATGTTTACGGAACATGCATTGAATATGGAGATATCAGCACAAGTAAAGAAATTGGTTGATTTACCAGTAATTGTAACTAATCGAATTAACGATCCGCAAATGGCAGATACATTAATTAACATGGATAAAGCTGATTTTATTGGAATGGGGCGTGGTTCATTGACTGATCCAGATTTACCTAATAAAGCAAAGGCAGAAAAATATGGGAATATTAAAATGTGTATCGGGTGTCTACAAGGATGTGAAATGCCATTATTTTTTAATCAAGAAGTCACTTGCTTAGTTAATCCACGGGTAGGACGTGAATATGAAAATTCAATGAACATTGTAGAAAAAGCAAAAAAAGTAATGATTGTTGGAGGGGGACCTGCTGGTCTGCAGGCGGCTGAAACTGCGGCAATGATAGGTCACAATGTAACTGTTTATGAGGCTCAGGAAGAAGTTGGCGGTCAATTTAGATCTGCAGCTTATCCAATTGGTAAAGGAGAATTAACAACATTAATATCTGTATTTAAAAAGAATTTAGAGGATCTGCATGTAAAAGTACATTTAAATACTTTAGTAACAAAAGAGATGATTGAACAAGAAAACCCGGATGCTATTATTTTGGCTACTGGAGCAAGACCGCTGGTGCCGGCAGTCAAAGGTATCGATAAAGAAAATGTAGTCAATGCTGAAGATGTGTTATTAGGAAAAATCGCTACAAAAGTTGAGCATATCGTTGTTTGCGGAGGGGGCGAAGTTGGTTGTGAAACTGCCACATTTATTGCTCAAACGCATCGTCATGTAACAGTTCTAGAAATGAAACCAGCTGTTTTGACTGATATGGATCCCATTAATATGAGCTGTCTATTACCAATTATGAATGAATCAGGAGTAACTGCCAGAGCTAATTGTACTGTGACAGAAATTTTAGATGATGGAGTGGCATTTATTAATGAACAGGGAGAAAAAGAAGTTATTTCTGCTGACTTAGTTGTCTTAGCATTTGGATATAAAGCCTATAATCCGTTAGAAAAAATTGCAAATGAATTATGTGAAGATGTTCAAGTAGTAGGTGGCGCAATTAAGGCAGGTAATGCTTTACCAGCAGTTAAAGAAGGTTATGAAGCTGCTTTAAATATAAAATAA
- a CDS encoding PucR family transcriptional regulator, which produces MGFTIEDALVQTQEQYHLKLLAGREGCSNAMSWVHMIEDTTIIQQLWGKELAVTTGLGFQSHDSLFDFIKCLVKYHSVGLVINTGKYIFEIPQDIIDYCNEQDFPLLTTPWEVHMADLIKDFSMRCLYSQREDNQISKLFQNVFTTPQVVEEVRQQLLGAFDVDGFFQVVLIGIEDSDQFDAIERRRVSFQLELCFEKIQSPYTFFWFDGYFVLIVNNLDPDSLEKITDKMYKRTKKRMPSRFIHLGIGTPMTDFRQVILSYKRARAAVAMAEQFKYPMILFEEMGVYQILFSIEDKQILSGMYQHLLKPLIDYDQKHHSELEKTLFYYLIHDGSQVAMAKNLYMHRNTINYRMTKVKELLNCQLDTFEEKMPYMLALYIKKVIQEDINKDKDLFAAIQ; this is translated from the coding sequence ATGGGATTTACGATTGAAGATGCGTTAGTACAAACTCAAGAGCAATATCATTTAAAATTGTTAGCTGGTCGTGAGGGCTGTTCAAATGCGATGAGTTGGGTTCACATGATTGAGGATACGACAATTATTCAACAATTATGGGGAAAAGAATTGGCAGTTACAACAGGTTTAGGATTTCAAAGTCACGATTCGTTATTTGATTTTATCAAGTGTTTGGTTAAATACCATAGTGTTGGATTAGTTATCAATACAGGTAAATATATATTTGAAATTCCTCAAGATATAATTGACTATTGTAATGAGCAGGATTTTCCGCTGTTAACGACACCCTGGGAAGTACACATGGCAGATTTAATTAAGGATTTTAGTATGCGCTGTTTATATTCACAACGAGAAGACAATCAGATTTCAAAATTATTTCAGAATGTTTTTACAACTCCTCAAGTTGTTGAGGAGGTTCGGCAGCAATTGTTAGGTGCATTTGATGTGGATGGTTTTTTTCAAGTTGTTTTAATTGGAATTGAAGATTCTGATCAGTTTGATGCAATTGAACGACGTAGAGTTTCTTTTCAATTGGAATTATGTTTTGAAAAAATACAAAGCCCATATACATTTTTTTGGTTTGATGGATATTTTGTATTAATTGTAAATAATTTAGATCCGGATTCATTAGAGAAAATTACTGATAAAATGTATAAAAGAACAAAGAAGCGAATGCCTTCAAGATTTATTCACTTAGGTATTGGAACGCCAATGACAGATTTTAGACAAGTAATCTTAAGTTATAAACGAGCTCGAGCTGCAGTTGCAATGGCAGAACAATTTAAATATCCGATGATTCTTTTTGAAGAGATGGGAGTTTATCAAATCTTATTTTCAATCGAGGATAAACAAATTTTATCAGGAATGTATCAGCATTTATTAAAGCCTTTAATAGATTATGATCAAAAACATCATAGTGAATTAGAAAAGACATTGTTCTATTACCTGATTCATGATGGCAGTCAAGTAGCGATGGCCAAAAATTTATATATGCACCGAAATACGATTAATTATAGAATGACTAAAGTCAAGGAATTATTAAATTGCCAGTTAGATACATTTGAAGAAAAAATGCCATATATGTTAGCTTTATATATCAAAAAAGTCATTCAAGAAGATATTAACAAAGATAAAGATTTATTTGCTGCAATACAATAA